A single genomic interval of Armigeres subalbatus isolate Guangzhou_Male chromosome 1, GZ_Asu_2, whole genome shotgun sequence harbors:
- the LOC134210105 gene encoding uncharacterized protein LOC134210105: MKTTLKSRQEQASPLINQVSWRNFDYILAELFIIGFLPKHDIPTQTRGDTSFVNCRLLKEMTSVESLIANRISYCCQPPIRQIPGNPNPRASRRCALSLLRSHPMDYLLRLGQSTVQAHRKGISDQQSTN, from the exons ATGAAGACAACACTCAAGAGTCGCCAAGAGCAAGCTAGTCCGCTAATCAATCAAGTTAGCTGGCGGAACTTTGACTATATCCTGGCGGAGCTCTTTATCATCGGATTCCTGCCCAAGCACGACATCCCAACACAAACAAGAG GGGATACTTCGTTTGTGAACTGCCGGTTACTGAAGGAAATGACTTCAGTGGAATCTTTGATTGCGAACCGCATATCCTACTGCTGCCAACCTCCCATACGGCAGATTCCAGGTAACCCAAACCCCCGCGCTAGCCGACGCTGTGCCCTTTCGTTATTAAGATCACATCCCATGGATTATTTGCTTAG GCTGGGCCAGTCGACTGTGCAAGCGCATCGGAAAGGAATTAGTGATCAACAATCAACTAACTGA